A region of the Myxococcus stipitatus DSM 14675 genome:
CACTCGGGGGAATCTGGCCGTTACTTGTGGTCCTGATGCAGAGGGTGCCGCACCTGCTGGCCAAGAACTGGACAGGGGTGTGATTCTTGGAGCGGATGTCGCCCTTCACGTCTGTTCAAGGGCTCTCCAGGCAAGCAGCCTCTCGCGGTTTCCCCGTGGATGCCGGGGTGGTGATGGCTTCGAGCGCCAGCCCGGCGGCCATACGGAGTCCCCCGCCACGCTCGAGGAGATGACCTGCTCCACGAAGGGCTCCAGCGTGGAGCGGGGACCTGCCTGCACGGTCAGGGGCACCCACACGTCCAGCAACGGCATCGGTGGTTGTCTTTGCGATGTGAGGCTTTGAATCCTGCTCGCGTGCGTCACGGTGAATCTCTCATGCCGTGATGCCGCGAAGCAGTTTTGCAGAAAAGAACGAAGCTATCAACTGGCGGCTGTCTCCCGTACTCCCCTGCGTGGCCGGACTCCTCCGGCGCTCCTCGGGAGACAGCAAGATGAACGCGACAAGAGAGACCCACGTGGCCACGCTCGATGGCCTGCGGATGAGCTACACGTTGAGGGGGGAGGGGCCGTTGCTGGTGCTGCTCCATGGCTTCACGGGCGCGGGCGCGGACTGGGCCCATGTCTTCGACCTGGACGCGCTCGGTCGGGAGTACCGCCTGCTCATCCCTGACTTGCGAGGCCATGGCCGGAGCGACAATCCCTCGGAGGGCTTCACGATGCGCCAGTGCGCGGAGGATGTCCTCGCGCTCCTGGACGTGCTGGAGGTCCAGACGTGCCGCGCCATCGGGATGAGCCTGGGGGGAAACACCCTGCTGCATGCGGCGACGCGAGCGCCCGAGCGCATCGAGCGGATGGTGCTGGTCTCCAGCACGCCGTACTACCCGGCGCAGGCCCGCCGCATCATGGCGACGTTCACCGAGGAGTCCCGCTCCGAGGCGGAGTGGGCCGACATGCGCTCGAAGCACGTGGGTGGAGACGCGCAGATTCGAGCCCTCTGGCGGCACGGCCGGGGCTTCGCCGACAGCGTCGACGACATGAACTTCACGCCCCCGTTGCTGGGAACGGTGCGTGCGCGGACGCTGCTCGTCCAGGGTGACCAGGACCCGCTCTATCCCGTCGAGCTCTCCCTGGAGATGTACCGGGGCATTCCGGAGTCCCGCCTGTGGGTGGTGCCTGGAGGCGGCCATTGCCCCATCTTCGGGGCGCAGCGAGAGCCTTTCGCTCACGCGGCGCAGGCGTTCATCGCGGGAGGCAATGCCTGACCTGCCGGGTCGACAAACGGTGACAGGGACTGGCCGCTCCGGCCTGAGAGTTTGAAAGTGTCGTGTATTCCACGTTTTGCTATCTTTGGCCGCGCAGGTTGAAACAGCCGACCGAGGAAGGACTCACGAGAATGCGCGTCATGAACAAGCTTTCCGTTGCGGCGATGTTTGTCCTGTTGAGCAGTGGTTGTGGCGTCACGGACCCGGCGCCGGGCGGCGAAGGAGGCGCCAGTCAGTTGGAGCAGGACTTTGGCGGCCCGAGCGGCCTGATGGACTTCTTCCAGGGCCACACGCAGGAGGAGATCCAGGAGGCGCTGAAGCCATACGGCGTCGGATACGTCGTCCACGGGGGCGTCACCCAGGCCGCGATCAGCGACTGCCCCAAGTACTTCCCAGCGGGGGACCGGAGCGTCTGGCACAACTTCGATGGGGAGTATTACTTCATCGACAGCGCGGGCCGGCCGAACCGCGCCTACAAGGACCTGCCGCCCATCACCGCCGCGCCCCGGGTCTCCACGTGTCAGACGAACGTGGGGCAGTGGGGGGACGCGGAGAACCCGAGCAATGACTACGACGGGGGGCACCTCATCGGCTCGCAGCTGGGGGGCTGGGGTGGGCGGGCGAACCTGGTGCCGCAGGATGCCAACTTCAACCGGGGCAACTGGGTCGCCCTGGAGAATGCGATGGCGGACTGCGGGAGCCTGCCGAACGGCCGGATGCGCTACACCATCGGGGTAGGTTACCCGAACAGCACCACGCTCATCCCCAACACCATGACGATGGACATCCGCAACCAGTCCTCGGGCGCAAGCATCTCCCTGGCCTTCACGAACACGGACGGCGGCGGCGCGAACGGCCCGAGCGAGCGGGCCCGGGGCGTGAACTGGCTGGCGAGCCAGGGCTGCAACTGATTCGACGGCGAAGCTTTCGCCACTCACTCGATTGAAAAGGGGGGAGCCCGTTCTTCATGTTGGAATATTCCAAGCGGGCTCCCGCCTCCCTCTGGCATGCACCTGGAAATCCCAGAAAGATGGGATAGACGCGCCCTGTCGGTGAAAGCCATTCTGCGCTCCGCCGCACATCCCGGTGAGGCGCAAGGGAATGCCATCGCGGATGTGCGCTGATTCAACTCCAGTATCGGGGGTCTCATGCGCAATGTTGTTCGTGGACTGTTTGTCTCTGCGCTGTGCGCCGCACAGCTTGGTTGTGGTCAGGAAGACCTCTCTCAATCACAGATGGATGGCACCGCCGACACGGGGAGCATCGAA
Encoded here:
- a CDS encoding alpha/beta fold hydrolase codes for the protein MNATRETHVATLDGLRMSYTLRGEGPLLVLLHGFTGAGADWAHVFDLDALGREYRLLIPDLRGHGRSDNPSEGFTMRQCAEDVLALLDVLEVQTCRAIGMSLGGNTLLHAATRAPERIERMVLVSSTPYYPAQARRIMATFTEESRSEAEWADMRSKHVGGDAQIRALWRHGRGFADSVDDMNFTPPLLGTVRARTLLVQGDQDPLYPVELSLEMYRGIPESRLWVVPGGGHCPIFGAQREPFAHAAQAFIAGGNA
- a CDS encoding DNA/RNA non-specific endonuclease; the encoded protein is MNKLSVAAMFVLLSSGCGVTDPAPGGEGGASQLEQDFGGPSGLMDFFQGHTQEEIQEALKPYGVGYVVHGGVTQAAISDCPKYFPAGDRSVWHNFDGEYYFIDSAGRPNRAYKDLPPITAAPRVSTCQTNVGQWGDAENPSNDYDGGHLIGSQLGGWGGRANLVPQDANFNRGNWVALENAMADCGSLPNGRMRYTIGVGYPNSTTLIPNTMTMDIRNQSSGASISLAFTNTDGGGANGPSERARGVNWLASQGCN